One genomic region from Mangifera indica cultivar Alphonso chromosome 17, CATAS_Mindica_2.1, whole genome shotgun sequence encodes:
- the LOC123200683 gene encoding probable 1-deoxy-D-xylulose-5-phosphate synthase, chloroplastic: MVSASTQCPFGFTVPCNGTFGYEKVEFLSSNSFHHLEISRNKFFLGSASTITAKPALVGQICSLHDFDDFFWEKTPTPILDAIENPICLKNFTLKELKQLANEIRSELSSIMPKTQKSFKASLAVVELTVALHHVFHAPVDKILWDIGEQTYAHKILTGRRSLIHTLRQKDGISGYTSRSESQFDPFGAGHGCNSISAGLGMAVARDIKGKWERIVTVIGNVTTMAGQVYEAMSNAGYLDSNMIVILNDSRHSLHPKIEEGPRTSINALSSTLSRLQSSKSFRRLREVAKGVTKRIGKGMHEWAAKVDEYARGLIGPPGSTLFEELGLYYIGPVDGHNIEDLISVLQEVASLDSMGPVLVHVITEENLGTLNNQKSEISVKKQAGSSSSDSFLFNNNSRTYSDCLVEALVMEAEKDKDIVLVHAGMEMDPPLQLFQEKFPEKFFDVGMAEQHAITFSAGLSCGGLKPFCIIPSAFLQRAYDQVIHDVDQQRIPVRFVITSAGLVGSDGPTQCGAFDITFMSCLPNMIVMAPSDEDELVHMVATAAHINDRPICFRYPRGAIVRKVYPMSSGIPIEIGKGKVLVEGKDIALLGYGAMVQNCLKARALLSKLGVEVTVADARFCKPLDIKLLRELCQNHAFLITVEEGSIGGFGSHVSQFIALDGQLDGRIKWRPIVLPDNYIEHASPTEQFSLAGMTGHHIAATALSLLGRNREALLLMC; encoded by the exons CCTGCTTTAGTTGGTCAAATATGTTCTCTACAtgattttgatgatttctttTGGGAGAAAACTCCTACACCTATACTTGATGCAATTGAAAACCCTATCTGCTTGAAGAACTTCACTCTTAAG GAATTGAAACAATTAGCTAATGAAATCCGTTCAGAGTTGTCTTCTATTATGCCCAAAACCCAAAAATCCTTCAAGGCTAGTTTGGCAGTGGTGGAACTGACTGTAGCATTACACCATGTTTTTCATGCTCCAGTGGATAAGATACTGTGGGATATTGGGGAACAA ACGTATGCACATAAAATTCTTACTGGGAggcggtctctaattcatacccTGAGACAAAAGGATGGTATTTCTGGCTATACCTCTCGATCTGAGAGTCAGTTTGATCCTTTTGGTGCAGGACATGGGTGCAACAGCATCTCTGCTGGACTTG GAATGGCAGTTGCACGGGATATTAAAGGGAAATGGGAACGAATTGTTACAGTCATTGGCAATGTAACAACTATGGCTGGTCAGGTCTACGAGGCAATGAGCAATGCAGGTTATCTGGATTCAAATATGATAGTCATTTTAAATGACAGCCGTCATTCTTTACATCCAAAGATTGAAGAGGGCCCCAGGACATCCATCAATGCTCTATCTAGTACCCTAAGCAGGCTCCAGTCAAGTAAATCTTTTCGGAGGTTAAGAGAAGTCGCTAAG GGTGTCACTAAAAGAATTGGTAAGGGTATGCATGAATGGGCTGCCAAAGTTGATGAATATGCACGTGGTTTGATTGGTCCACCAGGATCAACTCTTTTTGAAGAGCTTGGATTGTATTACATAGGCCCTGTTGATGGGCACAACATTGAAGACCTAATTTCTGTTCTACAGGAAGTGGCGTCCCTAGATTCGATGGGTCCTGTGTTAGTGCATGTGATAACGGAGGAAAACCTGGGTACACTGAATAACCAAAAAAGTGAGATTTCAGTGAAGAAGCAGGCAG GATCAAGTAGCTCAGACTCTTTTTTGTTCAATAACAATTCTCGAACATATAGTGATTGCTTAGTGGAGGCTTTGGTTATGGAGGCAGAGAAGGACAAGGATATTGTTTTGGTCCATGCTGGAATGGAAATGGATCCACCGCTTCAACTGTTTCAGGAAAAATTTCCAGAGAAGTTTTTTGATGTAGGAATGGCTGAACAGCATGCTATTACATTTTCTGCTGGTCTGTCATGTGGAGGCTTGAAGCCATTTTGTATAATTCCTTCTGCTTTTCTGCAGAGAGCTTATGATCAG GTGATACATGATGTAGACCAACAGAGGATCCCAGTGCGTTTCGTCATTACAAGTGCCGGACTGGTAGGATCTGATGGTCCCACACAGTGTGGGGCATTTGATATAACTTTCATGTCATGTTTGCCTAACATGATTGTCATGGCACCATCTGATGAGGATGAGCTTGTGCACATGGTTGCGACTGCTGCTCATATTAATGATCGACCAATTTGCTTTCGGTATCCAAGGGGTGCCATTGTCAGGAAGGTCTATCCTATGTCCAGTGGAATTCCAATAGAG ATTGGAAAAGGGAAAGTTCTTGTAGAGGGTAAAGATATTGCTTTGCTTGGGTATGGGGCAATGGTTCAGAACTGCCTGAAAGCTCGAGCCCTTCTTTCAAAGCTTGGCGTTGAGGTAACTGTTGCTGATGCAAGATTTTGCAAGCCCCTTGACATTAAGCTTCTCAGGGAGCTTTGTCAAAACCATGCCTTTCTTATCACAGTTGAGGAAGGTTCTATTGGAGGATTTGGATCACATGTTTCACAGTTTATTGCTCTTGATGGACAGCTTGATGGCAGAATTAAG TGGCGACCAATTGTTTTACCAGACAACTACATTGAGCATGCATCACCAACTGAGCAATTTTCTCTTGCGGGGATGACTGGACATCACATTGCTGCAACAGCACTAAGTCTGCTCGGCCGCAACCGTGAAGCACTCCTTTTAATGTGCTAG